Proteins from one Mycobacterium sp. EPa45 genomic window:
- a CDS encoding alpha/beta fold hydrolase encodes MLDKSEIRFLPVGARRLAYEVRGDGPPLVAPAWWVSHLELDWQNPDVRRFWEGVAEGYTLIRYDRLGVGMSDREMQDADLSLAGEVAMLRALLDELELDRVSLIGGSSGSCTATAFAATYPDRVERLVLYGSYPHGEVLTAPGVGDAIVAAVRAHWGLGSRMLSDIFLGSADADEHERFARLQRDSATAETAAALLSLVYRFDVREHLPRVRQPTTVVHRRDDRAVPYRLGREVAAAIPGATFIPLQGQSHFPWHGDVDSVVRACRQGLASHEPSAPQADLREPVLLSRREREILGCVAHGLGDREIAEHLQLSPHTVHRHVANIRRKLGATSRTAAVAQAARLGLV; translated from the coding sequence ATGCTGGACAAATCGGAGATCCGCTTCCTGCCGGTCGGCGCGCGCCGTCTGGCGTACGAGGTGCGCGGGGACGGCCCGCCGCTGGTCGCGCCCGCGTGGTGGGTAAGTCACCTCGAACTGGACTGGCAGAACCCCGACGTGCGGCGATTCTGGGAGGGCGTCGCGGAGGGCTACACCCTCATCCGCTATGACCGGCTCGGTGTCGGGATGTCCGACCGCGAAATGCAGGACGCCGACCTCAGCCTCGCCGGCGAAGTCGCGATGCTGCGTGCGCTGCTCGACGAGCTCGAGCTGGATCGGGTGTCGCTGATCGGAGGCTCGTCGGGCAGCTGCACCGCGACCGCCTTTGCGGCGACGTACCCGGATCGCGTCGAGCGGCTGGTGCTGTACGGCTCGTACCCCCATGGCGAGGTCCTGACCGCACCCGGTGTGGGGGACGCGATCGTGGCGGCAGTGCGGGCGCATTGGGGACTCGGCTCGCGGATGCTCAGCGACATTTTCCTTGGCAGCGCCGATGCGGATGAACACGAGCGCTTCGCGCGATTGCAGCGTGACTCAGCGACCGCCGAAACGGCTGCCGCGCTGCTGAGTCTTGTCTACCGTTTCGATGTCCGCGAGCACCTTCCGCGGGTCCGCCAGCCGACGACCGTCGTGCATCGCCGAGACGACCGCGCGGTGCCCTACCGGCTCGGGCGCGAGGTCGCCGCCGCGATTCCCGGCGCGACATTCATTCCGCTGCAAGGACAATCACACTTCCCCTGGCATGGCGACGTCGACTCCGTTGTCCGGGCCTGCCGGCAGGGACTGGCATCGCATGAGCCTTCGGCCCCGCAGGCCGACCTGCGCGAACCCGTCCTGCTGTCCCGTCGCGAGCGTGAGATCCTCGGTTGTGTCGCACACGGCCTCGGTGACCGCGAGATCGCCGAGCACCTTCAGCTGAGCCCACACACTGTGCACCGCCACGTCGCCAACATTCGCCGCAAGTTGGGTGCCACGTCCAGAACGGCTGCGGTCGCGCAGGCGGCCCGCCTCGGCCTCGTCTAG
- a CDS encoding SDR family oxidoreductase, with the protein MVNELSGRTTLVVGASRGLGRGIAQAFAEADAPVIAVARSGAALAELAATNTNIRTEVADATDPAAAWNLIDRYAPSVLVLVAGANPVMRPLQHQTWETFSLNWQSDVKIAFTWLREAILQPLPAGSRVIVVSSGAALNGSPASGGYAGSKATQRFIAAYAHEESRAAGLDITVTTVMPRMTPFGDVGRRGVRAYAARTGQSEEAYLGQLGELLTPEIAGAWLVGLVQADPAGLAAGYVLTGAGLQGVP; encoded by the coding sequence ATGGTGAACGAGTTATCCGGCAGGACAACGCTTGTCGTCGGCGCGAGTCGGGGCCTGGGACGAGGAATCGCGCAGGCATTCGCCGAGGCCGATGCCCCGGTGATCGCGGTCGCACGAAGTGGTGCAGCCCTTGCCGAGTTGGCCGCGACCAATACCAACATTCGCACCGAGGTGGCCGACGCGACCGATCCCGCCGCCGCGTGGAACTTAATCGACCGCTACGCGCCGAGCGTTCTCGTTCTGGTCGCCGGCGCCAATCCGGTGATGCGGCCCTTACAGCACCAAACGTGGGAGACGTTCTCCCTCAACTGGCAGTCCGATGTCAAGATCGCTTTCACCTGGCTCCGGGAGGCAATACTGCAACCTCTGCCCGCGGGCAGTCGGGTGATCGTCGTGAGCAGCGGGGCGGCCCTCAACGGGTCACCGGCCAGCGGAGGATATGCCGGATCCAAAGCCACTCAACGATTTATCGCGGCATATGCCCACGAAGAATCCCGCGCTGCGGGCCTGGACATCACCGTGACGACGGTGATGCCGCGCATGACACCGTTCGGCGACGTGGGAAGGCGAGGGGTGCGGGCCTATGCGGCACGTACCGGCCAGTCCGAAGAGGCCTACCTCGGGCAGCTGGGCGAGCTGCTGACCCCCGAGATCGCGGGCGCATGGTTGGTCGGCCTGGTGCAGGCAGACCCGGCCGGCCTGGCCGCGGGGTACGTGCTCACCGGGGCGGGGCTGCAGGGCGTGCCATAA
- a CDS encoding SDR family NAD(P)-dependent oxidoreductase has translation MTISGKTILVTGANRGIGRALVEEALDRGATRVYAGARRPAAHPNARVTALRLDVTDARQIQDAVDHVDSLDILINNAGVAVYDDLKDRAVIEQHLAVNLLGTHEVTQAFLPLLLRSQGAIVNNLSLNALAPLPVIPAYSMSKAAAFNLTQSLRALLADRGVRVHAVMTGPVDTEMSRGVDIPKASPESVARAIFDGVDRSEADIFPDPMSRSVAQNWHAGAAKELERQYAAVLAQPAQ, from the coding sequence ATGACCATTTCAGGCAAGACAATTCTGGTGACCGGGGCGAACCGGGGGATCGGTCGGGCGCTGGTTGAGGAGGCGCTGGACAGGGGTGCAACGCGGGTGTACGCCGGCGCACGACGGCCGGCGGCGCACCCGAACGCCAGGGTGACGGCCCTGAGGCTCGACGTGACCGATGCACGGCAGATTCAGGACGCCGTCGATCACGTCGACTCTCTCGACATCTTGATCAACAACGCCGGCGTCGCCGTCTACGACGACCTGAAGGACCGTGCGGTGATCGAGCAGCACCTCGCCGTCAATCTCCTCGGCACTCACGAGGTGACGCAGGCATTCCTGCCGTTGCTCCTTCGATCCCAGGGAGCCATCGTCAACAATCTGTCACTCAACGCGCTCGCACCATTGCCCGTCATCCCCGCCTACTCGATGTCCAAGGCGGCCGCGTTCAACCTGACGCAGTCTCTGCGGGCCCTGCTCGCTGACCGGGGTGTGCGAGTTCATGCAGTGATGACCGGGCCGGTCGACACCGAGATGTCGCGGGGCGTGGACATCCCGAAAGCATCGCCGGAGTCCGTGGCTCGGGCCATCTTCGACGGTGTGGATCGGTCAGAGGCGGACATCTTTCCCGATCCGATGTCACGGTCGGTCGCGCAGAACTGGCACGCCGGGGCGGCCAAAGAACTCGAACGTCAGTACGCCGCCGTGCTGGCACAACCGGCTCAGTAG
- a CDS encoding sigma-70 family RNA polymerase sigma factor, giving the protein MAWAMTDLVAKARAGDGDAFRELTEPHRAELQVHCYRMLGSLHDAEDALQNTMLAAWQGLDGFEGRASIRTWLYRIATNQCLSVLRSTKRRPAEEWKIPDIEPPQPSRLSEVVWLEPYPDTLLDAVSVGRPVGPEARFEQAEAISLAFVTALQVLPARQRAVLILREVLGYHADEVAEMLDTTVDSVTSALKRARAGLQRHLPGADEAPAVPDSPAERDLVARFVRAYQAGDVGALVELLTADVRLSMPPIPLEYHGIGAVTRFFASVFDRGRRYDLIPTRANGQPAFGAYLHSGGGGSRHAAGLLVVTISGGRISGLTRFDNDLLPHWGLPHSLP; this is encoded by the coding sequence ATGGCATGGGCGATGACTGATCTGGTGGCCAAGGCGCGGGCCGGTGACGGGGATGCGTTCCGTGAGCTGACCGAGCCGCACCGCGCCGAATTGCAGGTGCACTGTTATCGGATGCTGGGGTCGTTGCACGACGCCGAGGACGCGCTGCAGAACACGATGTTGGCTGCCTGGCAAGGTCTCGACGGATTCGAGGGTCGCGCCTCGATACGGACCTGGTTGTACCGCATCGCGACCAACCAATGCCTCAGCGTCCTTCGCTCAACGAAGCGGCGCCCGGCCGAGGAGTGGAAGATTCCCGATATCGAACCCCCTCAACCCAGCCGTCTCAGCGAAGTCGTCTGGCTTGAGCCATATCCCGACACCCTGCTGGACGCCGTCTCGGTCGGTCGACCGGTCGGCCCGGAAGCACGGTTCGAACAAGCCGAAGCCATCTCCTTGGCGTTCGTGACCGCCCTGCAGGTACTTCCCGCACGCCAGCGTGCCGTGCTGATCTTGCGTGAGGTTCTCGGGTATCACGCTGACGAGGTGGCTGAGATGCTGGACACGACGGTGGATTCGGTCACCAGTGCCCTCAAGCGGGCTCGCGCCGGTCTGCAACGTCACCTGCCTGGCGCGGACGAGGCGCCGGCTGTCCCCGACTCACCGGCGGAGCGCGACTTGGTTGCGAGGTTCGTGCGCGCCTATCAAGCCGGCGACGTCGGCGCGCTGGTTGAGCTGCTCACCGCGGACGTCCGCCTGTCGATGCCACCGATTCCCTTGGAATACCACGGCATCGGCGCAGTGACCCGATTCTTCGCGAGCGTCTTCGATCGTGGCCGGCGCTATGACCTGATACCCACCCGCGCCAACGGGCAGCCCGCTTTCGGTGCGTACCTGCATTCCGGCGGTGGTGGCTCGCGCCACGCCGCCGGCCTGCTGGTCGTGACGATCTCCGGCGGCCGCATCAGTGGGCTCACCCGCTTCGACAACGACCTGCTGCCGCACTGGGGCCTGCCGCATTCGCTTCCATGA
- a CDS encoding S1C family serine protease, with protein MKPRVGILVGGTAVVAMIAGAAGAVAVVDHAGQPAATAHAPAVAGAPAPKVPAVAGQQTSAAPAGSVEQVSAKVLPSVVKLQLTSGQGREEGSGIILSSDGLILTNNHVVAAAAQAAGDGPMAAEGAPGGRSGRPFGQGSGGLDATVTFSDGRTVPFTVVGTDPADDIAVVRAQNVSGLTPITIGSSKDLKVGQNVVAIGSPLGLQGTVTTGIISALDRPVATGDAQSGQHSVMSAIQTDAAINPGNSGGALVDMNGDLIGVNSAIASLGGGQDSQAAQSGSIGLGFAIPVDQAKRIADELISTGTVQHASLGVQLSSDDSARGALIAGVADRSPAATAGLPKGAVITKVDNTVIDGPESLVAAIHSKAPGDTVTLTYDDPSGASRTVEVTLGQMQS; from the coding sequence ATGAAGCCCCGGGTGGGCATTTTGGTCGGCGGTACCGCCGTGGTCGCCATGATTGCCGGCGCCGCCGGAGCGGTCGCCGTGGTCGACCACGCCGGGCAACCTGCGGCCACCGCGCACGCGCCGGCCGTCGCCGGAGCTCCCGCGCCGAAGGTGCCGGCCGTGGCGGGCCAGCAGACCAGCGCCGCACCTGCCGGTTCGGTCGAGCAGGTCTCGGCCAAGGTGCTACCGAGTGTCGTGAAATTGCAGCTCACCAGTGGCCAGGGGCGTGAGGAAGGGTCTGGAATCATCCTCAGCTCCGACGGACTGATCTTGACCAACAACCACGTCGTGGCCGCGGCCGCCCAGGCCGCAGGTGACGGGCCGATGGCCGCCGAGGGCGCACCCGGCGGCCGCAGCGGGCGCCCGTTCGGTCAGGGCAGCGGTGGCCTGGACGCGACGGTGACCTTCTCGGACGGGCGGACCGTGCCGTTCACTGTTGTGGGCACCGACCCCGCCGACGACATCGCGGTGGTTCGGGCCCAGAACGTCTCGGGGCTCACCCCGATTACCATCGGATCGTCCAAGGACCTCAAGGTCGGACAGAATGTCGTGGCCATCGGCTCCCCGCTGGGCCTGCAGGGCACAGTGACGACCGGCATCATCAGCGCGCTGGACCGCCCGGTCGCGACCGGCGACGCGCAGTCCGGTCAACATTCGGTGATGAGCGCCATCCAAACCGATGCTGCGATCAACCCGGGCAACTCCGGTGGCGCACTGGTGGATATGAACGGTGATCTGATCGGGGTCAATTCGGCCATCGCATCCCTTGGCGGCGGCCAGGATTCGCAGGCCGCGCAGAGCGGCTCGATCGGCCTGGGCTTCGCCATTCCGGTGGATCAAGCCAAACGCATTGCCGACGAACTGATTTCGACCGGGACGGTGCAACACGCCTCGCTCGGGGTCCAGCTCAGCTCCGACGACAGCGCGCGGGGTGCGTTGATCGCCGGCGTCGCAGATCGCAGCCCTGCGGCTACCGCCGGCCTGCCGAAAGGCGCGGTCATCACCAAGGTCGACAACACGGTGATCGACGGCCCGGAGTCGCTCGTCGCGGCCATTCACTCGAAGGCGCCCGGCGACACCGTTACGTTGACCTACGACGATCCGTCGGGAGCTTCCCGCACCGTCGAGGTCACGCTGGGGCAGATGCAGTCGTAG
- a CDS encoding FKBP-type peptidyl-prolyl cis-trans isomerase translates to MNFSRLPSAVALGACTAAFAVTLAGCGSDTAAPSASTSSTIPAVASSVTQAAGPDASCPTAPPATAGTPEWTLPGATGSVAVIGSTDTVAPVVKVTPPFSVNATEVHTLQAGTGPVVAPTATVSVCYEGVNGRDGSVFDSSYQRGEPAEFSLDGVVPGFQKAIAGQKVGSTVAVAMVSADGYPQGQPRAGILPGDTLVFAIKILSAS, encoded by the coding sequence GTGAACTTCTCCCGTCTGCCCTCCGCTGTTGCCCTCGGGGCCTGCACCGCCGCATTTGCCGTGACACTTGCGGGTTGCGGTTCCGACACTGCTGCGCCGTCGGCAAGCACGTCCTCGACCATCCCCGCAGTCGCCTCGTCGGTCACTCAAGCTGCGGGCCCGGACGCCAGCTGCCCGACGGCACCGCCGGCCACCGCGGGCACCCCGGAGTGGACGTTGCCCGGGGCGACCGGCAGCGTCGCCGTCATCGGATCCACGGATACGGTGGCCCCGGTCGTCAAGGTCACCCCACCGTTCAGCGTGAACGCGACCGAGGTGCACACGCTTCAGGCAGGTACCGGACCGGTCGTCGCGCCGACGGCCACGGTCTCGGTCTGCTACGAAGGGGTCAACGGCCGCGACGGCAGTGTCTTCGACAGCAGCTACCAGCGCGGTGAGCCGGCAGAGTTCTCGCTCGACGGTGTGGTTCCCGGATTCCAGAAGGCAATCGCGGGTCAGAAAGTCGGATCCACGGTCGCCGTCGCGATGGTCTCCGCCGACGGCTATCCGCAGGGACAACCGAGGGCGGGCATTCTGCCGGGCGACACGCTGGTCTTCGCGATCAAGATCCTCAGCGCCTCGTAG
- a CDS encoding DUF5078 domain-containing protein, whose translation MAGLKSRAKLASLALSAMAAAGVIAAGPAAADASDDYPIPHRIIITQCDVEQYMAAARDTSPVYFERYMIDRSNRPADVQQIAFDRIHWFFSLDPVARRQYSEDTATNVYYEFVATRWGNWAKLFFNNKGVVAKATDVCMNYPRGDMSIWDWPVAR comes from the coding sequence ATGGCTGGTTTGAAGAGTCGCGCAAAGCTGGCGAGTCTTGCGCTGAGTGCGATGGCCGCTGCAGGAGTCATCGCGGCCGGCCCCGCCGCCGCCGATGCCAGCGACGACTATCCGATCCCGCACCGGATCATCATCACCCAGTGCGACGTCGAGCAGTACATGGCCGCGGCGCGCGACACCAGCCCGGTTTACTTCGAGCGGTACATGATCGACCGCAGCAACCGGCCCGCCGACGTGCAGCAGATCGCGTTCGATCGCATCCACTGGTTCTTCTCGCTCGATCCCGTCGCGCGCCGGCAGTACTCCGAGGACACCGCGACCAACGTCTACTACGAATTCGTCGCGACCCGCTGGGGCAACTGGGCCAAATTGTTCTTCAACAACAAGGGCGTCGTCGCCAAGGCCACCGACGTCTGCATGAACTACCCGCGCGGCGACATGTCCATCTGGGACTGGCCGGTCGCACGGTAG
- a CDS encoding pyridoxamine 5'-phosphate oxidase family protein, protein MPRELTESERQEFLAAKHVAVISVAATDGRPPASVPIWYDYTPGGNIRITTGASRRKARLIKQNGVLTLVVQNEEPPYQYVSVEGSVVEVTEPTPAEVAEGIAVRYLGEQAGRQFASSLEGEQTVLFTIRPDRWFSVDYSE, encoded by the coding sequence ATGCCCAGAGAACTGACAGAGTCCGAGCGCCAGGAGTTCCTGGCCGCCAAGCATGTGGCGGTCATATCCGTCGCCGCCACCGACGGCCGGCCCCCGGCCAGCGTCCCGATCTGGTACGACTACACCCCCGGCGGCAACATCCGCATCACCACCGGCGCGTCGCGGCGAAAGGCCAGGCTCATCAAGCAGAACGGTGTGCTGACGCTGGTCGTGCAGAACGAAGAGCCGCCATATCAATATGTATCGGTGGAGGGGTCGGTTGTGGAGGTCACCGAGCCCACGCCCGCGGAGGTGGCGGAGGGCATCGCTGTGCGCTATCTCGGCGAACAGGCGGGGCGCCAGTTCGCTTCGAGCCTTGAGGGTGAGCAGACCGTGCTCTTCACCATCCGTCCGGACCGCTGGTTCTCGGTCGACTACTCGGAATGA
- a CDS encoding Tex family protein, translating into MTSSPTVKSVNARLAAELAVAETQVAAAVRLLDEGATVPFIARYRKEVTGSLDDGQLRDLEERLRYLRELDERRTAVLASIEEQGKLTDELRTALLTADTKSRVEDIYLPYKPKRRTKAQIAREAGLEPLADRLLADPAVDPNDAASEFLNVDVSDAAAALDGARHILVERAAEDAELVGAIRTKFWAEGALRTAPFSDEAAKSPAAQKFRDYFEFSERLEDMPSHRVLAVMRGEKEQALALRFDGGSDDAYEVMVAQALGVDLGAKAPATPWLATTVRLAWRTRLMISGAVDARMRLRQRAEEDAVNVFAKNLKDLLLAAPAGTRTTLGLDPGFRTGVKVAVVDDTGKVLETCAIYPHQPQRQWDSAKATLAALVARHGVELIAIGNGTASRETDALATELIADIRGAGATAPAKAMVSEAGASVYSASAYAARELPSLDVTVRGAVSIARRLQDPLAELVKIEPKSIGVGQYQHDVTPGTLARSLDAVVEDAVNAVGVDLNTASVPLLSRVSGVSESLAEAIVAHREKTGPFRSRRALLDVPRLGPKAFEQCAGFLRIRGGDDALDASGVHPEAYPVVRRILDRSGITLAELIGNERSLRSLRPADFADDRFGVPTVTDILAELEKPGRDPRPAFSTATFAAGVEKVADLKVGMVLEGVVTNVAAFGAFVDVGVHQDGLVHVSAMSDRFVSDPHEVVRSGQVVRVKVLDVDVDRQRIGLTLRLSDEPKAKQAKGSGSRSAPAGRGEGRQPSRGGNGGRRGNNDRSSGSMAQALRDAGFGR; encoded by the coding sequence GTGACTTCGAGCCCAACCGTCAAATCTGTAAATGCCCGTCTTGCTGCAGAACTCGCCGTTGCCGAGACCCAGGTGGCCGCTGCGGTCCGCCTGCTCGACGAGGGCGCGACCGTCCCGTTCATCGCCCGCTACCGCAAGGAAGTCACCGGCAGCCTGGACGACGGTCAACTGCGCGACCTCGAAGAGCGGTTGCGCTATCTGCGCGAGCTCGATGAGCGGCGCACCGCGGTGCTGGCGTCCATCGAGGAGCAGGGCAAGCTGACCGACGAGCTGAGAACGGCACTGCTCACCGCTGACACCAAGTCCCGGGTCGAGGACATCTACCTGCCGTACAAACCCAAGCGGCGCACCAAGGCCCAGATCGCCAGGGAAGCGGGCCTCGAGCCACTCGCCGACCGGCTGCTCGCCGACCCGGCCGTCGACCCGAACGACGCGGCATCGGAATTCCTCAATGTCGATGTCAGCGACGCCGCCGCAGCGCTCGACGGTGCGCGGCACATACTCGTCGAACGGGCAGCCGAGGACGCCGAACTTGTCGGCGCGATCCGGACCAAGTTCTGGGCCGAAGGCGCGCTGCGGACGGCTCCCTTCTCCGACGAAGCGGCTAAAAGCCCTGCGGCGCAGAAGTTTCGGGATTATTTCGAGTTCAGCGAGCGACTGGAAGACATGCCGTCGCACCGGGTGCTGGCCGTGATGCGCGGCGAGAAGGAGCAAGCGCTGGCCTTGCGGTTCGACGGCGGCAGCGACGATGCGTACGAGGTGATGGTCGCCCAGGCCCTCGGGGTCGACCTGGGCGCGAAGGCCCCGGCCACCCCATGGCTGGCCACCACCGTCCGATTGGCTTGGCGCACGCGGCTGATGATCTCCGGCGCGGTTGATGCCCGGATGCGGCTGCGTCAGCGCGCCGAGGAGGACGCGGTCAACGTGTTCGCCAAGAACCTCAAGGATCTGCTGCTGGCGGCGCCGGCCGGCACCCGCACCACGCTCGGACTCGATCCGGGTTTCCGCACCGGCGTCAAAGTCGCCGTGGTCGATGACACCGGCAAGGTGCTCGAAACCTGTGCGATCTACCCGCATCAACCGCAGCGTCAATGGGACTCGGCGAAAGCAACATTGGCCGCACTCGTAGCCCGCCACGGTGTCGAGTTGATCGCGATCGGCAACGGCACCGCATCGCGGGAGACCGATGCGCTGGCCACCGAGCTCATCGCCGACATCCGCGGCGCCGGTGCGACGGCTCCGGCCAAGGCGATGGTCAGCGAGGCCGGCGCATCGGTGTACTCGGCATCGGCCTACGCCGCACGAGAGCTGCCGAGCCTGGATGTGACCGTGCGTGGGGCGGTGTCTATCGCGCGGCGGCTGCAGGATCCGCTGGCCGAACTGGTCAAAATCGAGCCGAAGTCCATCGGAGTCGGCCAATACCAGCACGACGTCACTCCGGGCACACTCGCCCGAAGCCTCGACGCGGTGGTCGAGGACGCGGTCAACGCCGTCGGAGTCGACCTGAATACGGCATCGGTCCCGCTGCTGTCGCGGGTGTCGGGAGTGTCGGAATCGCTGGCCGAGGCGATTGTCGCCCACCGGGAGAAGACCGGACCGTTCCGCAGCCGTCGTGCACTGCTCGACGTCCCGCGGCTGGGCCCCAAGGCTTTTGAACAATGCGCGGGCTTCCTGCGGATTCGCGGTGGTGACGACGCCCTCGATGCGTCGGGTGTGCACCCGGAGGCCTACCCGGTCGTCCGGCGGATCCTGGACCGCTCGGGCATCACGTTGGCCGAACTGATCGGCAATGAACGATCGCTGCGCTCGCTGCGGCCCGCTGACTTCGCCGACGACCGATTCGGTGTGCCGACGGTGACCGACATCCTCGCCGAGCTGGAGAAGCCGGGCCGCGATCCGCGTCCGGCGTTTTCCACCGCGACCTTCGCCGCCGGGGTAGAGAAGGTGGCCGACCTGAAGGTCGGCATGGTGCTGGAAGGTGTCGTCACCAACGTCGCGGCGTTCGGCGCGTTCGTGGATGTCGGCGTGCATCAGGACGGTCTGGTTCACGTCTCGGCGATGTCGGACCGGTTCGTGTCCGATCCACACGAGGTGGTGCGATCCGGTCAGGTGGTGCGGGTGAAGGTCCTCGACGTCGATGTCGATCGCCAGCGCATCGGCCTGACGCTGCGCCTGAGTGATGAGCCGAAAGCCAAGCAAGCCAAGGGCTCTGGCAGCCGTAGCGCGCCCGCTGGCCGCGGCGAGGGCCGCCAGCCCAGTCGTGGCGGCAACGGCGGCAGGCGGGGCAACAACGATCGGTCTTCCGGCTCGATGGCACAAGCCCTGCGCGACGCCGGTTTCGGCCGATAG